The nucleotide sequence CGAACCCTTTTACGAGGCGCATCCCGAGCCGGATCACCCCGGGATCTTCGAGGAAATGATCCCACCCGCTCGCCACGACACACACGGGCCGCACGATCACGCCGTGCCGCTGCGCGTCCTGCACGAGCGAGGACGGCGAGTAAAACCCCATCGGCTGCGAGTTCAGGAGCGCGCACGTGAACGCGGCCTGGTGGTGCACCTTCAACCACGCCGAGGCGTAGACGAGCAGGGCAAAACTCGCCGCGTGGGACTCGGGGAAGCCGTACTCGCCGAAGCCGTGGATCTGCTGGTAGAGCTGCTCGGCGAACCGCGCGGAGATCCCCTTCTCGGAGAAGCCTCGAAGCAGCCGCTCGCGGTGGCGCGCGAGCCTGCCGTGTTTTTTCCACGCGGCCATGTCGCGCCGGAGCTGATCGGCCTCGCCGGGCGTGTACCCCGCGCCGACCATCGCGATCTGCATGACCTGCTCCTGGAAGAGCGGCACGCCGAGCGTGCGCGCGAGGATCCCGTCGAGGCAAGGATGCGGCGAGATCGGCGCCTCCTGCCCCGTGCGGCGGCGCAGGTACGGGTGGACCATGCCGCCCTGGATCGGGCCCGGCCGCACGATCGCGACCTCGATGACGAGATCGTAAAACGTCTTCGGCTTGAGGCGCGGCAGCATCGACATCTGCGCGCGGCTCTCGATCTGGAAGACGCCCACCGTGTCGGCGCGCCCGATCGCCTGGTACACGGCCGGATCCTCGGGCGGGACGCGGGCGAGCGCGTCGATCGGATCAAACGGCTCGTTGGGACGAGCGCGCTCGTGGATCATCGCCAGCGTCTTGCGGATCGCGGTCAACATGCCGAGCGCGAGGATGTCGACCTTGAAGAAGCCGAGCTCGTCGAGGTCGTCCTTGTCCCACGGGATCACGGATCGACCGGGCATCCGCGCCGGCTCGATCGGGGCCACGTGGTGCAGCGGCTCGGCCGAGAGCACGAAGCCGCCCACGTGGATCGACAGATGCCGCGGCATGCCTTCGAGCGCGTTCGCCAGGAAAATCACCTGCCGCAGGCGCGTGTCGCTCGGATCGAAGCCGAGCTCGGCGAGCTTCTTCTCGCTCGTATCGGCCTCCTGCCAGACCGCGAGCCCGCTCAGCCGATCGAGCTGATCCGTCGTCAAGCCGAAGACCTTGCCGACCTCGCGCAGCGAGCTCTTGCCGCGGTAGCAGATGACCTCGGAGACCATGGCCGAGCGGTCGCGGCCGTACATCTCGTAGATCGCCTGGATGACCTCCTCGCGCCGCTCGTGTTCGAAGTCGACGTCGATGTCCGGGGGCTCGCGCCGCTCGGGCGAGAGGAAACGCTCGAAGAGCAGGCTCGATCGCGCCGGATCGACGGCCGTGACGCCGAGGACGAAACAAACCGCGCTGTTCGCCGCGCTGCCGCGGCCCTGGCAGAGGATACGTTTTTGCCGGGCGATCGAGACGATCTGGTGGACGCTCAGGAAGTACGGGGCGACGTCGAGCAGCTTGATGAGATCGAGCTCCTTCTCGATCTGCGCCGCGACCCTCTGCGGCGTGCCCTCGGGGTAGCGGTCTTTGCAGCCCGCGTAGGTGAGGCGTCGCAACGCGTCGTCCGGCGTCTCGCCGGGCAAGCAGAGGCCTTCGCTCGGGAAGTGGTAGCGGATCTCGGCGAGGGAGAAGCGGCAGGACTCGGCGATCTCGACGGTGCGGGCGACCCAGGCGGGTTCGTCGCGGAACAGGTTCCGCATCGAGGCGGCGCTGCGCAGGGTGGCCTCGGCGTTCGGGGCGAGCAGGGCGCCGGCCTGATCGAGCGTGGTCTTGTGGCGGATGCAGGTGAGCACGTCGGCGAGGGGCTTGCGACCGCCGTGGTGGAAGAGGGGGCGCGCGGTGGCGACGACGGGCAGATCGAACCGCGCGGAGGCCCTCGTGGCGGCCTCGAGGCGGGCCGCGTCGCCGCGGTCGAGGTGGCGATAGGCGGCGAGGAAGGCGCGCTCGGCGAAGGCGTCGCGGAGCGGCCCGAGGAGGGCGTCGTTCACGAGCGCGGGCGTCGCGAGCGGGACGAGGGCGAAGAGGCCGCGCGGCAGGTTCCCGATCTCCTCGATGGAGATGCCCGCCGTGCCCTTCTCGTGTGTCGCGTGGGCGAGCGTGAGCAGGCGGCAGAGGTTCGAGTAACCCTCGTGATCCTGGCAGAGCAGGACGACGCTCCCGCGCTTCTCGCCGTCCTTCTCGATCGTGAGTTCAGATCCGACGATGTACGGCTGCTCGAGCTTCTTCGCCTCCGCGTGCGCCCGCGCCGAGCCGTAAAGACCGTCGCGGTCCGCAATGGCTATCGAGGACAAACCGAGCTCGTGGGCCCTGCGCACCATCTCCTCGGGCTGCGAGGCGCCTTCGAGGAACGAAAACGCCGAGCGCGCGCAGAGCTCGGCGAAGGCGGGTTTCTCCGCGCTTCTTTCGGGCTCGGGCTCGGGGGCGCCCCCGGAGACGACGGAGAGGGCCGGCCTTCGTCGGTTCATTCGCACCAGCCCTGGAGGTACCCTTCCCCGGTCGTGCGGTCCACGAAGACCCACGCGAGCCCGGCCGCCCGCGTCGACGCCTCGCCCTTCGTGTTCGTCGCGCCGGGCACGAGCCAGGCGACCCCGTAATCCCGCGACGCCGCCGAGCTCGTCCACCACTCGACCCCGTCGAGCCGCATCACGAACCGGAGCGACTCGACGGCGTAGAGGCGATTGTCCACGGCGATCACCGCGCCCTTCGTGATGCGGCCGATGGGCACGGGCGTCGAGAAGAGGCGCGTCGGCAGCGGGACGTCACGGTCCTCGGCGGCTTCGAGCTCCGCGGATCCGGCGGGCGCGCGTTTCTGATCGAGGTCTCGCACGGGGACGAGCCTGGAGCGCGCCTCGGGTTTGTGCGCATGTACCGCTTCGAGCACGCCCACGCGATCCTGACCGATCTCGGCGGAGAGCTCGGCGAGCAGCGCGGGTAACGCGTCGGGGCGCGCGGCCTTGTCGCGCGAGAGATCGATCTGGATGCGCCGCGCCTCGACGATCTGCGAGACCTCCAGGCGGACGCCGACGGCCGGCGCGAAGAGCTCGGCGCGCTCGAGCTTGGCCCGCAGCGCGCGGTGGAGATCGCCCGCGTCGGAGAGCGGCGAGGGCAGCTCGATCGAGAGCGCGAGGACGGGCTCCTTGCCGGGGTGGCGCAGGTTCGTGATGGACTTGTCGAGCGGGATCGTGATGTCGAGCGTGAGGCAAGCCTCGCCGCGGGCGCCGAGGCGGGCGGCGAAACGTGAGGTCATGCCGCGCAGCACGAACAGGATCGGCTCGACGCTCGCGATCGGGTCGTCGAAGCTCGTCTCCTCGACGATCGTGCGCGGGGGCGCGTACGGGACGAGCGGCAGATCGTCGTGACCGGCGGCGAGATCGAGCACCTCGGCGGCGCGCAGGCCGAGCCTGGGCGTGAGCTCGCTGCGCGGCAGCTTCATCAGGGCCTCGACCGTGAAGACGCCGAGCCGCGCGAAGAAGGCCGCCGTGTCCGCATCCATCGGCATCGCCGTGAGCGGCAGCGGCCCGAGGACCCGCGCGCCGGGCCTGGCGACGACCGTCGGATGCGGAGCTTTTCGCACGGAGAGCGCCACCCCGCTGGCGAGCACCGGGCTCGCGGCGAACCGGGCGAGCGCGCGCGCGATCCGCGGGCCATCGGCGATCGCGGCCTGGACCTTGTGCCCGAGCGCGTGGATCCGCTCGCAGAGCTCGTCGAGCAGCGCCTCCTCGCCGCCCACGAGGTGCGCGGCGCCCGTGACGTCGAGGAACACCGTGTCGAAGGGCGCATCACCCGCCGGCCCGCGGCGTTTGTCTTCATCAGGGTGCTCGGGCGCGAGGCGGATGGATGCCGTCGTCCCCAGGCCCAAACAAACCTCCGCCACGCGACCGAGCGCGGCGTCGACCTCGGTGAACGAGACGTTCTGGATCGACAGCTCGGCGAGCGTCGCTTGCGCCTCGGCCACGCGTTGGCCGGGGCGGATCCCGTATCGCCAGGCGGCCTCGTCGACGAGGTCGAGCGTGGCCGTGGCCCGGTCCTGCGCCTCCCCTGCCCCTGCCCCCCCGGGTTTGCCCGACGAAAACAATACGGCGAGCGGGCGGCCTTCGTGATCCTCGTGGGCACGTTGCCGCACGAGCTCGCAGCCGAGCTGCGGCAAGACCACCGCCACGATTCGCCGACCCATCACCGGATCCTCATGCGCCTTTCATGCGCTCTTTCCAAGCTCGATCGACTGCGCCGCCGTCACGCGACCGCGCCGGTCCTTGGCGACCCGCAGGCCGAGCCTGTCCTCGCCTTGTCGCTCGAGCTCGATGCGCATCGCGGCCGGCAGCGGCATGGCGCGGGAGGCGCTCGCGTCCGTGAGCAACAGGACCGTCGTATCGCTGCCCTCGACGGCGAGGGCGAGGCGACGCACGATCGTCACCCACCGGTCGAGCCGCGCCTCGCCGCGACAACCCGGCACGCCGGCCGTGTCGATGACGACGACGGAGAAGGCGTGGCTGGCGGCGACACGAACGGCGACGCGGGCGAGGTCTTCGAGGTTCGGCCGGACGACGAGCAGCCGATCGAGATCGACGCCGGCGCGAGCGACGGCGGGCGCGAAGATGGATTGCGTCGGATCCAGCCACGCGCACCAGGCGCCGCGCGTGTCACTCTCGCCGCGCAGGCGCGCCTCGGCCTGGGCGGAGGCGCAGAGCGACAAGGCGAGCGTCGTCGAGCGAGCGAGCCCTTGTGGCGCCGCGAGCTCGACCACCGCGCCGCGGGGCAAGCCTCCCTCGGGCAAGGACGCGTCGACGGTGCAGAGGCCGAGCGGCAGGGCCTTGGCGCGGCCGGAGAGGCCTTCGATCGCAGGCCTGACGAGCGCGCTCTGGAAGAGCTCCTTGTGGCGAGCGTCGGCGTCCGGGGCGAGGACGGTGGCGGCGGCGCGGTGCATACTGAACACCTTACCAGGTACCTGAACACCGGCCAAGGAAGATGACACGGACGGGGCCGCCGAGACGGACATAAGCTGTCCGAGATCAGGTGGATTTGTCCGGCGAAGACCGAAAGGGGCGGGGGGGAGGAGGGGGGCGGGGGCTTCCCGACGGGTCGGGGGGGACTACTGAACAGACCTTCGGCGCGGTGAGGAAGCTCTGCCCGGGGCGTTCTCCGTGCTTGTGTCCGCCCCTCCGCTCATGGTGTCATCCCGCACATGAGTGGCCCTCAATTCGATCCCATCAAAGGCAAGCAAGCCTTCGACGCGCTCCAGCATCGGTACAAGTCGATGCCCGTCGACTCGCTCGCCGTCGTCAATGCCGACGCGGGCCTCGCCGCCGTCGCGGCGCTCGGGCTCTCGGCGCGCGCGAGCGAGCCTGCGCTCCTCGCGCGGTTTCAGAGCCTGCCGCCGAGCGAGTTCGACGCGAACCTCGTCGAGGTGCTCTCCGTCGCCGCCTGGGCGTGCTGGTATGCCGCGATGGAGGTTCAAAAAGACCGCGCCCTCTCCTCCGAGGCCAAGCTCCCGGTCGAGCTCGTGCAAAGAGCCCTCGGCATCGAGGCGCGCATGCAGGCTTGCGCCGAGTACCACTTGAAGGATCAACCCGACGTCGGCCCTTATCTCGCCATGTTGCGCTCGGGCACGGGCCACCGCGACCTCGCCGCCGATCTGCTCGGGTATGCCAGCGTGTATCGTGACCATTACGACGCCCTGAAGGACGACAAGAAACACTTCCGCGCGACCGACGCCGACGACGCCGTCAAGACCGCGGAGGAGATCCTGGCCCACCTCGGCGCCCGCATCGGCCCGGAGGCGTCCGTGACCGCCGATCAGCTCGTGCGCGCCTGGACGTTTTTGCTCGACACCTACGAGGAGGTCGCCACGACGGGCCGCTGGCTGCTGCGCCACGAGCCCGCCCCGGAGAAGGCCTTCCCCTCCCTGTTCAGCGTCATCCGCACCCGCACAGGCGGCCGGAGCAAGAAGAAGAGCGACGAAGCCCCGGTCGAAGCCGCCGGAGGCTGAGAAACCCCCCCGCGAAGGCTGTCGACGGGCGCCGGAGGGCTGAGAAACCCCCCCGGGGCGGCTCTCGACAGCCTCCCGGGGCTAAAAAACCCCCCCAGGGCGGCTCTCGACAGCCTCCCGGGGCTGAAAAACCCCCCGCGCTCAGCGCCGCGCCTCGCGCCCGGTCCCGCCCGAGGAGACGATCACGCGCACCGGAGAGCCGGGCAGACCCTGCAGCCCCATCCGCACCGGCTTCTTGGACACGAGCTCGAAGCTGTAGCGCCGCAGCAGCGTGCCCAGGACCAGCTTCATCTCGTACAACGCAAAGGCGGCCCCGATGCAGCGCCGATTCCCGCCGCCGAACGGCAGGAATTCGAAGGGGGAATAGGTTCGCTCCAGGAATCGCTCGGGACGAAACACCGAAGGCTCCGGAAATACCGCGGGATCGTGGTGGGCCCAGATGATTTGCGCGAACACGCCTGCTCCGGCCGGCAAATCGTAGCCCGCGATGCGCATGGGTGTATTCAGCTTGCGCCCCACCCCCGGGCTGGGCGGGCGCAGGCGCAGCGTCTCGTTGCACACCGCTTCCAGATACGGCGCCTTGGCCAGCGCCTCGGGCTCCGGATCCGCGCCCAGCGCCGTCAGCTCGTCCTGCAGCCGGCGCAACACGTCCGGCGCGTGTCCGAGAAAATAGAGCACCCAGGTGAGCGCGGCCGCGGTCGTGGTATGCCCCGCGAAGAGCAGGGTGTGCAGTTGCTCGAAGATCTGCTGGTCGTCGAGCGCCGTCCCGTCTTCCTGACGGGCTTCCAGGAGCAGGCTCAGGATATCGGTGCGCTCGGCGGAGTCGGCGCGGCGGCGGGCGAGCTCCGGATCGAGGAAGCCGCGCAGGTCCTGGATCACGCGCTGCCTGCGCGCCCACGGGCCAAAGCCCCCGAACTCCCGGCGCAGCCAGGGAACCAAGAGGGTGACGTTCAGGCCGAAGGAGAAGCTCTTGCGTAGCGCCTCGAGCAGCTCCTCGAGGCGCGCCGCTTCCGCCGGTGCAGTGACGCCGAATACGACGTGGATGATCGTTTGCAGCGATATCTTGTGCATGAGGTCCTGCGCCACGAGCTCGCGGCCCGGCTCGAGGTCCCGGGCGTGCTGCAGGGCCAGGTCGCAGATCTGCTTCCCGTAAAGGCGCATGCGTTGCCCGTGAAATGGCGGCATGAGCAGCTTGCGCATGGCCGTGTGTCGCGCGCCCGAGAGCACGAACAGCGACGACTCTCCCACCGCCGCGGCGAAGCTCTCGGCCAGCATCTGGTCGAGGGCCTCCGGCGGCACCGCGAACACGGAGCGCAGCCCCTCCACGCTGCCGGTGGCCAGCACCGGTTTGCCGTTCATCTTCGGGGCCGACATCGGATCGCCATAGCGCTCCCGTAAGC is from Polyangium spumosum and encodes:
- a CDS encoding error-prone DNA polymerase, translated to MNRRRPALSVVSGGAPEPEPERSAEKPAFAELCARSAFSFLEGASQPEEMVRRAHELGLSSIAIADRDGLYGSARAHAEAKKLEQPYIVGSELTIEKDGEKRGSVVLLCQDHEGYSNLCRLLTLAHATHEKGTAGISIEEIGNLPRGLFALVPLATPALVNDALLGPLRDAFAERAFLAAYRHLDRGDAARLEAATRASARFDLPVVATARPLFHHGGRKPLADVLTCIRHKTTLDQAGALLAPNAEATLRSAASMRNLFRDEPAWVARTVEIAESCRFSLAEIRYHFPSEGLCLPGETPDDALRRLTYAGCKDRYPEGTPQRVAAQIEKELDLIKLLDVAPYFLSVHQIVSIARQKRILCQGRGSAANSAVCFVLGVTAVDPARSSLLFERFLSPERREPPDIDVDFEHERREEVIQAIYEMYGRDRSAMVSEVICYRGKSSLREVGKVFGLTTDQLDRLSGLAVWQEADTSEKKLAELGFDPSDTRLRQVIFLANALEGMPRHLSIHVGGFVLSAEPLHHVAPIEPARMPGRSVIPWDKDDLDELGFFKVDILALGMLTAIRKTLAMIHERARPNEPFDPIDALARVPPEDPAVYQAIGRADTVGVFQIESRAQMSMLPRLKPKTFYDLVIEVAIVRPGPIQGGMVHPYLRRRTGQEAPISPHPCLDGILARTLGVPLFQEQVMQIAMVGAGYTPGEADQLRRDMAAWKKHGRLARHRERLLRGFSEKGISARFAEQLYQQIHGFGEYGFPESHAASFALLVYASAWLKVHHQAAFTCALLNSQPMGFYSPSSLVQDAQRHGVIVRPVCVVASGWDHFLEDPGVIRLGMRLVKGFGWGGAAGVLRARAEAPFTGVADLVRRAGLQKNEVEALAEAGALEALVPSRREALWRARAPRLPDGLFANVPLEEEKDVGLPKMRPAEQLVLDYGRVGLSLHDHPLKHLRPRLEEEGTVTAASIKERRAGETVRVAGLVVGRQRPATASGVTFVTLEDETGVVNVIVRKDLFEASYAAARYAKIMAVRGRVEKQGEVVHVLAEALERLDAPGKRGVPTRSRDFH
- a CDS encoding DNA polymerase Y family protein, with the translated sequence MGRRIVAVVLPQLGCELVRQRAHEDHEGRPLAVLFSSGKPGGAGAGEAQDRATATLDLVDEAAWRYGIRPGQRVAEAQATLAELSIQNVSFTEVDAALGRVAEVCLGLGTTASIRLAPEHPDEDKRRGPAGDAPFDTVFLDVTGAAHLVGGEEALLDELCERIHALGHKVQAAIADGPRIARALARFAASPVLASGVALSVRKAPHPTVVARPGARVLGPLPLTAMPMDADTAAFFARLGVFTVEALMKLPRSELTPRLGLRAAEVLDLAAGHDDLPLVPYAPPRTIVEETSFDDPIASVEPILFVLRGMTSRFAARLGARGEACLTLDITIPLDKSITNLRHPGKEPVLALSIELPSPLSDAGDLHRALRAKLERAELFAPAVGVRLEVSQIVEARRIQIDLSRDKAARPDALPALLAELSAEIGQDRVGVLEAVHAHKPEARSRLVPVRDLDQKRAPAGSAELEAAEDRDVPLPTRLFSTPVPIGRITKGAVIAVDNRLYAVESLRFVMRLDGVEWWTSSAASRDYGVAWLVPGATNTKGEASTRAAGLAWVFVDRTTGEGYLQGWCE
- a CDS encoding ImuA family protein; this translates as MHRAAATVLAPDADARHKELFQSALVRPAIEGLSGRAKALPLGLCTVDASLPEGGLPRGAVVELAAPQGLARSTTLALSLCASAQAEARLRGESDTRGAWCAWLDPTQSIFAPAVARAGVDLDRLLVVRPNLEDLARVAVRVAASHAFSVVVIDTAGVPGCRGEARLDRWVTIVRRLALAVEGSDTTVLLLTDASASRAMPLPAAMRIELERQGEDRLGLRVAKDRRGRVTAAQSIELGKSA
- a CDS encoding cytochrome P450; this translates as MTTLPKGPTSNVLMNVQGIMDPIGYTLRLRERYGDPMSAPKMNGKPVLATGSVEGLRSVFAVPPEALDQMLAESFAAAVGESSLFVLSGARHTAMRKLLMPPFHGQRMRLYGKQICDLALQHARDLEPGRELVAQDLMHKISLQTIIHVVFGVTAPAEAARLEELLEALRKSFSFGLNVTLLVPWLRREFGGFGPWARRQRVIQDLRGFLDPELARRRADSAERTDILSLLLEARQEDGTALDDQQIFEQLHTLLFAGHTTTAAALTWVLYFLGHAPDVLRRLQDELTALGADPEPEALAKAPYLEAVCNETLRLRPPSPGVGRKLNTPMRIAGYDLPAGAGVFAQIIWAHHDPAVFPEPSVFRPERFLERTYSPFEFLPFGGGNRRCIGAAFALYEMKLVLGTLLRRYSFELVSKKPVRMGLQGLPGSPVRVIVSSGGTGREARR